From the genome of Labrus bergylta chromosome 4, fLabBer1.1, whole genome shotgun sequence, one region includes:
- the LOC114918965 gene encoding SLAM family member 5-like, whose product MQFTDTWLNDLTRRCCVIGGAVLDRFIPVNCQITSACHSFHRMGPLVLLFFSLLHLCATQVTPVFVQTGTDLLLEVKEPVVLKEADLFTWNVNGSVNVVRLAHGGKPIISQNYTSRAEFSAQTHSLLLKNVQKRDSGVYRARVSGDIDITVAEYSITVLDPVSGVKLTVKLCSSDSTKVTVICSTEDSLISSTFTCDTQTCSHEGGERAEIITPGASLDVYLENGSVICNHSNQVSSKTDSQKIEDLCKASKGSQNNVTPIVVAIVLSLVVVLAII is encoded by the exons ATGCAGTTCACGGACACATGGCTGAATGACCTCACTCGTAGATGCTGCGTGATTGGAGGGGCAGTGTTAGACAGGTTTATACCTGTAAACTGCCAGATCACTTCCGCTTGTCACTCATTTCACAGAATGGGGCCCCTCGtacttctcttcttttctctgctgcaTTTATGTGCGACACAAG tgactcctgtgtttgtgcagacagGAACAGATTTACTTCTGGAAGTGAAGGAACCTGTTGTTCTGAAGGAGGCAGATTTATTTACATGGAATGTCAATGGCAGTGTTAATGTTGTGAGACTAGCTCATGGTGGTAAACCAATCATTTCCCAAAATTATACATCAAGAGCAGAATTTTCTGCACAAACTCACTCTCTACTGTTAAAGAACGTACAAAAGAGGGACAGTGGAGTTTACAGAGCACGTGTTTCTGGTGACATAGACATCACTGTAGCTGAATACAGCATCACAGTTCTGG ATCCAGTGTCTGGAGTGAAGCTGACAGTGAAactctgcagctcagactcCACTAAGGTCACAGTGATCTGCAGCACTGAGGACTCTCTCATCAGCAGCACGTTCACATGTGACACACAAACCTGCTCTCACGAGGGAGGAGAGCGAGCAGAGATCATCACACCTGGTGCTTCTCTGGACGTCTACCTGGAGAACGGCTCAGTCATCTGTAACCATAGCAACCAGGTCAGCTCGAAAACAGACAGCCAAAAGATTGAAGATCTTTGTAAAG caTCGAAAGGCAGCCAAAATAATGTTACACCGATTGTTGTAGCCATCGTCTtatctcttgttgttgttttggctaTAATTTGA
- the LOC109997457 gene encoding uncharacterized protein, with amino-acid sequence MFIFMILGLLAGIQAQVTPVFVKTGTDLLLDVKKPVVLKEAGLFMWTVGRANVVRLAHGGKPTISSNYISRAELSAQNHSLLLKNVQKGDSGVYRASVSGDKDITVAEYSVTVLDPVSGVKLTVKPCSSDSTNVTVICSTEDSLINNTFTCDTQTCSHEGGERAEIITPGASLDVYLENGSVICNHSNQVSSTKDIQKIEDFCRKPDEISAVGFSIYRLKIYVVSIGLVIMMCAVISVHVVEKLKKKK; translated from the exons ATGTTCATCTTTATGATTCTGGGTCTGCTGGCTGGCATCCAGGCACAAG tgacTCCTGTGTTTGTGAAGACAGGAACAGATTTACTTCTGGATGTGAAGAAACCTGTTGTTCTGAAGGAGGCTGGTTTATTTATGTGGACTGTTGGCAGAGCTAATGTTGTGAGACTAGCTCATGGTGGTAAACCAACCATTTCCTCAAATTATATATCGAGAGCAGAATTGTCTGCACAAAATCACTCTCTACTGTTAAAGAACGTACAAAAGGGGGACAGTGGAGTTTACAGAGCAAGTGTTTCTGGTGACAAAGACATCACTGTAGCTGAATACAGCGTCACAGTTCTGG ATCCAGTGTCTGGAGTGAAGCTGACAGTGAAACCCTGCAGCTCAGACTCCACTAACGTCACAGTGATCTGCAGCACTGAGGACTCTCTCATCAACAACACGTTCACATGTGACACACAAACCTGCTCTCACGAGGGAGGAGAGCGAGCAGAGATCATCACACCTGGTGCTTCTCTGGACGTCTACCTGGAGAACGGCTCAGTCATCTGTAACCATAGCAACCAGGTCAGCTCTACAAAGGACATCCAAAAGATTGAAGACTTTTGTAGAAAGCCTGACG aGATATCTGCGGTTGGTTTCTCTATCTACAGGCTGAAGATATACGTGGTCTCGATCGGTCTGGTCATCATGATGTGTGCCGTCATCAGTGTTCACGTCGTAGAGAAgcttaagaagaaaaaataa
- the LOC114921814 gene encoding uncharacterized protein, with amino-acid sequence MQFTDTWLNDLTRRCCVIGGAVLDRFIPVNCQITSACHSFHRMGPLVLLFFSLLHLCATQGTPVFVQTGTDLLLDVKEPVVLKEADLFTWNVNDRANVVRLAQCGKPTISKNYTSRAEFSAQTHSLLLKNVQKEDSGVYRARVAADNNSDVAEYSVTVLDPVSGVKLTVKLCSSDSTKVTVICSTEDSLISSTFTCGTQTCSHEGGERAEIITPGASLDVYLENSSVICNHSNQVSSTRGIQKIEEFCKGKS; translated from the exons ATGCAGTTCACGGACACATGGCTGAATGACCTCACTCGTAGATGCTGCGTGATTGGAGGGGCAGTGTTAGACAGGTTTATACCTGTAAACTGCCAGATCACTTCCGCTTGTCACTCATTTCACAGAATGGGGCCCCTCGtgcttctcttcttttctctgctgcaTTTATGTGCGACACAAG ggactcctgtgtttgtgcagacagGAACAGATTTACTTCTGGATGTGAAGGAACCTGTTGTTCTGAAGGAGGCAGATTTATTTACATGGAATGTCAATGACAGAGCTAATGTTGTGAGACTAGCTCAATGTGGTAAACCAACCATTTCCAAAAATTATACATCTAGAGCAGAATTTTCTGCACAAACTCACTCTCTACTGTTAAAGAACGTACAAAAGGAGGACAGTGGAGTTTACAGAGCACGTGTTGCTGCTGATAATAACTCAGATGTAGCTGAATACAGCGTCACAGTTCTGG ATCCAGTGTCTGGAGTGAAGCTGACAGTGAAactctgcagctcagactcCACTAAGGTCACAGTGATCTGCAGCACTGAGGACTCTCTCATCAGCAGCACGTTCACATGTGGCACACAAACCTGCTCTCACGAGGGAGGAGAGCGAGCAGAGATCATCACACCTGGTGCTTCTCTGGACGTCTACCTGGAGAACAGCTCAGTCATCTGTAACCATAGCAACCAGGTCAGCTCTACAAGGGGCATCCAAAAGATTGAAGAGTTTTGTAAAGGTAAGAGTTAA
- the LOC136179042 gene encoding CD48 antigen-like, with the protein MFIFMILGLLAGIQAQGTPVFVQTGTDLLLDVKKPVVLKEADLFMWTVGRANVVRLAHGGKPTISPNYKSRAELSAQTHSLLLKNVQKRDSGVYRARVSADKDITVAEYSVTVLDPVSGVKLTVKLCSSDSTKVTVICSTEDSLISSTFTCDTQTCSHEGGERAEIITPSASLDVYLERGSVICNHSNQVSSTRDIQKIEDFCRKPEEISGVGFSICRLKIYVVSIGLVIMMCAVISVHVVEKLKKKK; encoded by the exons ATGTTCATCTTTATGATTCTGGGTCTGCTGGCTGGCATCCAGGCACAAG ggactcctgtgtttgtgcagacagGAACAGATTTACTTCTGGATGTGAAGAAACCTGTTGTTCTGAAGGAGgcagatttatttatgtggactGTTGGCAGAGCTAATGTTGTGAGACTAGCTCATGGTGGTAAACCAACCATTTCCCCAAATTATAAATCTCGAGCAGAATTGTCTGCACAAACTCACTCTCTACTGTTAAAGAACGTACAAAAGAGGGACAGTGGAGTTTACAGAGCACGTGTTTCTGCTGACAAAGACATCACTGTAGCTGAATACAGCGTCACAGTTCTGG ATCCAGTGTCTGGAGTGAAGCTGACAGTGAAactctgcagctcagactcCACTAAGGTCACAGTGATCTGCAGCACTGAGGACTCTCTCATCAGCAGCACGTTCACATGTGACACACAAACCTGCTCTCACGAGGGAGGAGAGCGAGCAGAGATCATCACACCTAGTGCTTCTCTGGACGTCTACCTGGAGAGAGGCTCAGTTATCTGTAACCATAGCAACCAGGTCAGCTCTACCAGGGACATCCAAAAGATTGAAGACTTTTGTAGAAAGCCTGAAG aGATATCTGGGGTTGGTTTCTCTATCTGCAGGCTGAAGATATACGTGGTCTCGATCGGTCTGGTCATCATGATGTGTGCCGTCATCAGTGTTCACGTCGTAGAGAAgcttaagaagaaaaaataa